The following nucleotide sequence is from Devosia salina.
TGCCTGCCTTGGACAGGGCCGAGCTAACAGCTGGGCGTTGCATCGACGGAAGCAGTTGCAGCGCCCCGTCGCGATAGAGGTCTGGCTGGGCAGCCAGAAAGATGCCCCCGACGACAACCAGTAGCACACTGGTGGCCAGGCCGGCCAAATTGGGCGCTATTCCGACCAGACTCCCGAGCCAGCCAATTTCCGCCTGCTCACGCAGATTTCTTACAACATCGATATTGTAGCGTTCCGAGAGCATGTCGAGAGCAGCCGAGACCTGTTCGGTAAGGTTGGAGAATGCCCCCATCAGCTGGCTTCCCATGAGGTAGAAACAAAGCCCGACCAGACCAAGAACCGCCATTTCCGTCAGGATCAGAGCCCATTTTCGATTGAGCGGCGAAAAGCGCTCGAGCAGTGCCGCGGCTGCATGCAGGATGCTTGCGACTACCACTGCACCAAACAGCAGCAGGATGACCCGGGAGACAGTCCAGGCAACCCAAGCCAGAAAGAGGACGCCGGCGACCACCAGGGTGGCACCCGCAATCCACGAAAAGGAAGGTATTTGACGCGGCGAACTCGTCAGGTCTCGGGTCATGGTGAATCCTGAGCTGGGTAATTGCGATGACCGCACCTGCGACGCCGTCGGAAGGCCGAATGGCGGGGCCACAGGGCACCGAGGACTATGTTCAGGGGCCGAGGTGGTTGCCTATGAGTGCGACGTGTAACTTAGGTGAATAGAAGGTCAGTCCGCTCCGCGCGCGGCTGCGGGTCCATTACACCGCGCGGGGTTTGCCGTCTCTAAGGCGGACACTGATCGTGCCATCGCTTTCCAGCACAAGAAACTCCACATCGGCGATTTCTTTGCCACCATTTGCCCGTACGACAGACAAGGCTTCGTCCTTGGTGATGCGCTCTCTCTGCAGACTGCCTTCGCAAAAATGCCCGTCTTTAGCCAGGAGCGAGGGTTCGCTGCGCACAAGGGATGCAAAGCGTTTTGATCTCACTGAAGCGAATGTCACGAGAAACTGGGCCCCTATGAGAAGGGCCAAA
It contains:
- a CDS encoding AI-2E family transporter — encoded protein: MTRDLTSSPRQIPSFSWIAGATLVVAGVLFLAWVAWTVSRVILLLFGAVVVASILHAAAALLERFSPLNRKWALILTEMAVLGLVGLCFYLMGSQLMGAFSNLTEQVSAALDMLSERYNIDVVRNLREQAEIGWLGSLVGIAPNLAGLATSVLLVVVGGIFLAAQPDLYRDGALQLLPSMQRPAVSSALSKAGNAMRLWLLGKLLAMLVIGIVTYVGLLAVGLPSALALALIAGLLEFIPFIGPILSFAPAALIALSQGDATIWWVTGLYLLIQQAENNLLIPLIQQRTVELPPVLGLFSIAILGSLFGAIGVIFAVPLTVVIMVAVKQLYVRDKLGEHTHIPGEKAESD
- a CDS encoding DUF421 domain-containing protein; protein product: MHWSEMFFQSPRGLVRTLIVGGLAYIALVLFLRISGKRTLAKLNAFDLVVTVALGSTLSSILLQESIALTEGLVALALLIGAQFLVTFASVRSKRFASLVRSEPSLLAKDGHFCEGSLQRERITKDEALSVVRANGGKEIADVEFLVLESDGTISVRLRDGKPRAV